In Apus apus isolate bApuApu2 chromosome 5, bApuApu2.pri.cur, whole genome shotgun sequence, the following are encoded in one genomic region:
- the LOC127385231 gene encoding olfactory receptor 2D2-like, protein MGSQNQSVVTEFIFEGLSSQPRTETVLSIVFLVFYLFTLAGNALVIIVIRVDCQLQSPMYFFLANLSFLDICYISCNVSQMLVNLLTKKRTISFSGCAVQMYFSLAFGMTECFLLGFMAYDRYLAICQPLLYTTLMTRRVCIHMVLASWTSSLLSSMVINTLIFRLPFCGPDTLNHYFCEVPAVLALACADTALTELVIFIFSILIVFIPFLLIITSYARILSAVLKMQPAHVQSKAFSTSGSHLMVVTLFYGTAICMYMNPKARTPHDRDKVVAVFYTIVAPMLNPLIYSLRNKDMKCALRRAMNRPTSLFP, encoded by the coding sequence ATGGGCAGCCAAAACCAAAGTGTAGTGACAGAATTCATCTTTGAAGGCCTGTCCTCCCAGCCAAGGACAGAGACTGTTCTTTCCATAGTGTtcctggttttttatctgttcACCCTCGCTGGGAACGCCTTGGTCATTATAGTGATCAGAGTTGATTGCCAGTTGCAGTCACCCATGTACTTTTTCCTTGCCAACCTGTCCTTCTTAGATATCTGCTACATCTCCTGCAATGTCTCCCAGATGCTGGTGAACCTCTTGACCAAGAAGAGGAccatctccttctctggatGTGCTGTTCAGATGTATTTCTCCTTGGCTTTTGGCATGACAGAGTGTTTTCTGCTCGGGTTCATGGCCTATGACCGATACCTGGCAATATGTCAGCCCTTGCTCTACACCACCCTCATGACCAGGAGGGTTTGCATTCACATGGTCCTGGCTTCCTGGACCAGCAGCCTGCTGAGCTCCATGGTCATCAACACCCTCATCTTCCGGCTGCCTTTCTGTGGACCAGACACCTTGAACCACTACTTCTGTGAagtgccagcagtgctggcctTGGCCTGTGCTGACACTGCCCTCACGGAGTTGGTCATCTTCATCTTCAGCATCCTCATTGTCTTCATCCCCTTCCTTCTGATCATCACCTCCTACGCCCGCATCCTCTCGGCCGTCCTGAAGATGCAACCTGCACACGTGCAATCCAAGGCCTTCTCCACCTCTGGATCCCACCTGATGGTGGTCACCCTATTCTACGGGACAGCCATCTGCATGTACATGAATCCCAAGGCAAGGACTCCACACGACAGGGACAAAGTGGTTGCAGTGTTTTACACCATCGTGGCCCCGATGctgaaccccctcatctacagccTCAGGAACAAGGACATGAAGTGTGCCCTGAGAAGGGCAATGAATAGACCCACATCCCTCTTTCCATAA